In the genome of bacterium, the window CGGGCAAGGGGATCATGGCCACGCGCCCGGGCACGGTCACCGCGGTATCCGGGCAAAGCCTCAGCGTGGACGGCCTGATCTATCCGTTGATCGAGAAGCCGACCGCGTTTGCCGACCTGGAATCGGGAATCCTCGTTTTTCCGAGGAAGGAAGTCTGGCAGGAACCCGCCGTCGCCGTCGGCCAGACCGTCAATCGCCGGGAGCTGCTCGCGAAGGGCGTCACCCGGATCTTTTTCCAGGCCAACGTCTGGATCTTCGCGGGACTGGTGATGCTGCTGGGCGCCGTTTGGGGCATCGGGAAGGCGGCCGTGTACAAATACATTCCGGACTATTTTCCCGACGAGGTCGGCGTCGTCGGCGGCATGGTCGGGGTGCTCGGCGGCCTTGGCGGTTTTTTCTGCCCGATCATCTTTGGATATCTGCTTGAAGGCACGGGACTCTGGACGAGCTGCTGGATGTTCATGTTCGTTCTGTCCCTGACGTGCCTGGTCTGGATGATGCGGACCGTGCGCCGGCTCGACGCGAAAGCCGCCCCGCGCACGTACCGGCACCTCGAACACCAAACAGACGCGGGAATGGCATGAGCTCGGCCGCAAAAACGCAATCCGGCCGCGACACCGTCGCGAACGGCGGCATCGGGGGGTGGCTTTCCACGTGGGAGCCGGAGAACGCGGCGTTCTGGCGGGAGACGGGCAGCCGAATCGCCTGGCGAACGCTGACCCTCACGACGGCGACGCTGGTTCTTTCGTTCGCCACCTGGTTCGTGATGAGCGTGCTTGTCGTGCGCCTGCCGGCCATCGGCTTCAAGTTCGACACGATGCAGCTCTTCTGGCTCGCGGCCATGCCCGGACTCGCCGGCGGAACGCTGCGGGTCATTCACACATTCCTGATTCCCATTTTCGGCACGCGCCTCGTCATCGGGGTCGCCACGCTGCTCAAGATCATCCCCTGCCTCGGCCTGGGGCTTGCGGTCCTTACCCCGACGACCCCCTTCTGGGTCTTCATGGTGCTTGCGCTCCTCGCCGGGATGGGCGGGGGTGATTTTTCATCCTACATGCCAAGCACCAGCCTCTTTTTCCCCAAACGCCTTCAGGGCGCGGCGCTCGGCATTCAGGCGGGCATCGGCAATTTCGGCGTGAGCCTGGCTCAATTCGTAAGCCCGTGGATCATCGGCTTCGCGGCGTTCGGCGCGATCGCGGGCGGCGCGCAGGTTTTCACGAAGGGCGAGGTCACAAAACCGATCTGGCTGCAAAACGCCGTGTTTGGGTATATCCCGCTGCTTGTCGTCGTGGGAGGGCTATGCCTGTTCCTGCTTCGATCGGTGCCTGTGAAGGCGTCGTTTCGAGAACAACTCGATATCTTCAAGAACCGGCACACCTGGTTTTGCACCGCGACGTACGTGATGACGTTCGGATCGTTTTCGGGATTCGCCGCCGCTTTCCCGCTGATGATCACGACGATCTACGGCGTCTTCCCGGACGCGCCGGATCCGTTGAAGTTCGCCTTTCTCGGACCTCTGGTCGGTTCGGCCACGCGCGTCCTTTTCGGATTTGTCGCGGACCGGACCGGCGGCGCCATTCTCACGCACATCGCCGGCCTGGCGATGACCGCCATTTGCGCGATCATCGTTTTTTTCGGCTTGCTGACCCCCGTCTCGGTCGATCAATTCCCTTACTTCGTCGCCTGCATGCTTGGCCTGTTCTTTTTCGCCGGGATCGGGAACGCCTCCACCTTCCGCCAGTACCCCATCGTCTTTGCGCACTCACCCCGGCAAGGCGCCCAGGTGCTCGGCTGGACGGGA includes:
- a CDS encoding MFS transporter; this translates as MSSAAKTQSGRDTVANGGIGGWLSTWEPENAAFWRETGSRIAWRTLTLTTATLVLSFATWFVMSVLVVRLPAIGFKFDTMQLFWLAAMPGLAGGTLRVIHTFLIPIFGTRLVIGVATLLKIIPCLGLGLAVLTPTTPFWVFMVLALLAGMGGGDFSSYMPSTSLFFPKRLQGAALGIQAGIGNFGVSLAQFVSPWIIGFAAFGAIAGGAQVFTKGEVTKPIWLQNAVFGYIPLLVVVGGLCLFLLRSVPVKASFREQLDIFKNRHTWFCTATYVMTFGSFSGFAAAFPLMITTIYGVFPDAPDPLKFAFLGPLVGSATRVLFGFVADRTGGAILTHIAGLAMTAICAIIVFFGLLTPVSVDQFPYFVACMLGLFFFAGIGNASTFRQYPIVFAHSPRQGAQVLGWTGAVAAYGPFVFSTLVGASITRTGSAAPFFVAVAVFYLVAVGINWWFYTRKGCEHPS